A part of Setaria viridis chromosome 8, Setaria_viridis_v4.0, whole genome shotgun sequence genomic DNA contains:
- the LOC117833601 gene encoding chromophore lyase CRL, chloroplastic codes for MGSGEEDTGGGGGAVRGAVLKALVVVGGVLLLRRLRRSTTRWDHARAVADALSGEKFSREQARKDPDNYFNLRMLTCPATEMVDGSRVLYFEQAFWRTPEKPFRQRFYMVKPCPKEMKCDVELSSYAIRDAEEYKNFCDRSKDQRPQPEEVIADIAEHLTTIHLSRCGRGKRCLYEGSTPPEGFPNNWSGASYCTSDLSIHKNGEVHIWDKGFDIEGNQVWGTKAGPYEFKPAPKSKYDDMFSPLNFSAPLSLEKKLDKAYVIDDQ; via the exons ATGGGCTCCGGCGAGGAggacaccggcggcggcggcggggctgtacGGGGCGCGGTGTTGAAGGCGCTTGTGGTCGTCGGCGGCGTCCTGCTgctccgccgcctgcgccgctcCACCACCCGGTGGGACCacgcgcgcgccgtcgccgacgcgcTCTCCGGCGAGAAG TTCTCGAGGGAGCAGGCGCGGAAGGATCCTGACAACTACTTCAACTTGAG aATGCTCACATGCCCTGCAACTGAGATGGTGGATGGTTCTAGAGTGCTTTATTTTGAGCAA GCATTTTGGAGAACTCCAGAAAAGCCTTTTAGACAA AGATTCTACATGGTAAAGCCCTGTCCAAAGGAGATGAAATGTGATGTTGAG TTGAGTTCCTATGCAATTAGGGATGCTGAAGAGTACAAGAATTTCTGTGACCGTTCAAAGGATCAGAGGCCACAGCCAGAAGAAGTAATTGCA GATATCGCAGAGCATCTGACCACCATACACTTGTCACGATGCGGACGTGGAAAACGTTGCTTATATGAAGGATCTACTCCACCCGAAGGTTTTCCCAACAACTGG AGTGGCGCATCATATTGTACATCGGATTTGTCCATCCACAAGAACGGTGAAGTACATATCTGGGACAAAGGTTTCGATATTGAAGGAAATCAG GTTTGGGGAACCAAGGCTGGCCCTTACGAGTTCAAGCCTGCTCCCAAATCCAAATATGACGACATGTTCTCACCATTAAATTTCTCTGCCCCTTTGTCACTAGAGAAGAAGCTGGATAAAGCATATGTAATTGATGACCAGTAG